The Nitrobacter hamburgensis X14 genome contains the following window.
AATCAAGTTCGACGGCTACCGCATCCAGATGCGGGTCGAGAACAGCGACGTCTCCTTGAAGACTCGCAAGGGCCTGGATTGGACGCCGAAGTTCGGCGCGATTGCGAAGGCCGCGGACGCACTGCCCGATTGCATCGTGGACGGGGAAATCGTTGCCCTCGACCATCGAGGTTCGCCGGATTTCGCGGGCTTGCAGGCCGCCCTGTCGGATGGAAAGAGCGACGACCTCATCTTTTTCGCCTTCGATCTTTTGTTTCTGAAGGGCGATGACCTACGCCGGCAAAGTCTTGCCGACCGCAAGCAGGCCTTGAAGAAACTTATCGAGAAGACATACGGTAAGGACCAGGTCCAGGCCGAAATCCGGTACGTCGAGCATTTCGAGAGCGGTGGCGAAGCTGTGCTCAAATCGGCCTGCAGGATGTCGCTCGAGGGCATCGTCTCGAAGCAAACTGCCGCTCGTTACGTGTCCGGGCGAACAGAGTCCTGGTCCAAAGCCAAGTGTCGCGCCGGGCATGAAGTGGTCATCGGCGGCTGGAAAAGCAATGGTAACCAGTTCAAATCGTTGATGGCCGGCATATATCGGGGTGATCACCTCGTATACGTCGGTAACGTCGGGACCGGTTACAGTGCCGAGAAAGTCGCGCGCCTGATGCCGAGGCTTAAGGCCGCCGCTTCGGCGACAAACCCGTTCGTCGGCAATAATGCGCCTCGCAAGAAAGCCGGAATGCATTGGTTGAAGCCCGAATTGGTGGCCGAAATCGAGTTCGCCGGATTCACCGGTGCCGGCATGATCCGGCAAGCGGCCTTCAAGGGCCTTCGCCAGGACAAGCCCGCCTCGGAGGTCGAAGCCGAGACGCCGGCGCCAGCTGACAGCGCCGGCATCGCAAAGCCTGCACCGGCGCTGCGGACCAAGTCCTCCGCGAGCCTCCCTTCCGCTGCAAAGGGCGGTATTGTCATGGGGGTGCCCCTGAGCCGGCCGGATAAGATCCTATGGCCCGATGATGGGCAAGGACCGATCACCAAACTCGACCTCGCCCTGTATTACGAAAGCGTGGGCGCTCGGATGATGGAGCATCTCAAGGGCCGTCCATGCTCGATAATACGAGCCCCGGACGGTATCGAAGGACAGCGCTTCTTTCAGCGCCATTCGATGAAGGGCGGCTCCAGCCTGCTTGAGGAGGTCACCGTCTCCGGCGATCGAAAACCCTATGTGCAAATCGACCGGATCGAGGGTCTGGCCGCCGTGGCGCAGAGTGCCGGTGTGGAGTTGCATCCATGGAACAACCAGCCCGGCGACCCCGCCCTTCCCGGCCGGCTTGTTTTCGATCTCGACCCGGCGCCGGATGTGGACTTCGCGGTCGTGATCGACGCCGCCAAGGAAATGCGCGACCGCCTCTCCCAGCTTGGCCTCGTGTCGTTCTGCAAGACCACCGGCGGCAAAGGCTTGCATGTCGTTACGCCGCTCGCGCGCCCGAAAAAAGGACAACGACTGGACTGGGCCGCAGCGAAGCAGTTCGCCCGCGACGTGTGCAGCCAAATGGCACGCGAAAGTCCGGACCGATACCTCATCAACATGAGCAAGGCGAAGCGAACGGGAAAGATATTTCTCGACTATTTGCGGAACGATCAATTCTCGACCGCGGTGGCGCCACTCTCTCCCCGGGCGCGCGCCCATGCGCCGGTCTCAATGCCGATCACGTGGGCCAAGGTCAAACCTGGCCTCGATCCCATGCAATACACCATCCGCACCGTGCCCCAGCTTCTCAAGAAGTCGAAGGCGTGGTTCGAATACTGCGAAAGTGAACGCCCGCTTTTGGACCCGATCGCTAAACTGGCAAGACGGTCGACAAAGCTGGCAGCTTGACGCTTTTCTTTCGAACGCCGCGCGCGCCTGTCAAAGCGTCCTCCGTTTGAAAGGGCGCGGAACTTCCGCGTTAACGATCCGCCCGACCTCGCCCTCGCGCTGAATGCGTCCCTGAACGGCGACCATCCCCGCGGCAAGGATGATGCGGCGCTG
Protein-coding sequences here:
- the ligD gene encoding DNA ligase D produces the protein MVKKLLVKYRAKRDFSKTAEPSGNLKVKPSKSLRFVIQKHAASHLHYDLRLELDGVFKSWAVTKGPSLDPHDKRLAVEVEDHPLDYGDFEGTIPKGQYGGGTVMVWDRGYWECDDPERAYQKGKLDFTLEGEKLHGGWILTRMRKREGEKRTNWLLIKHRDEFAREGKKNRILQEDTSVASSRSMDQITAGKGKGPKPFVAAKRSRAPAKAEWKPHRASARASTPRKRSAPDRSRAGRSPEKKAGEKGNAIADRSMPPFIAPQLCSLVERPPSGSDWIHEIKFDGYRIQMRVENSDVSLKTRKGLDWTPKFGAIAKAADALPDCIVDGEIVALDHRGSPDFAGLQAALSDGKSDDLIFFAFDLLFLKGDDLRRQSLADRKQALKKLIEKTYGKDQVQAEIRYVEHFESGGEAVLKSACRMSLEGIVSKQTAARYVSGRTESWSKAKCRAGHEVVIGGWKSNGNQFKSLMAGIYRGDHLVYVGNVGTGYSAEKVARLMPRLKAAASATNPFVGNNAPRKKAGMHWLKPELVAEIEFAGFTGAGMIRQAAFKGLRQDKPASEVEAETPAPADSAGIAKPAPALRTKSSASLPSAAKGGIVMGVPLSRPDKILWPDDGQGPITKLDLALYYESVGARMMEHLKGRPCSIIRAPDGIEGQRFFQRHSMKGGSSLLEEVTVSGDRKPYVQIDRIEGLAAVAQSAGVELHPWNNQPGDPALPGRLVFDLDPAPDVDFAVVIDAAKEMRDRLSQLGLVSFCKTTGGKGLHVVTPLARPKKGQRLDWAAAKQFARDVCSQMARESPDRYLINMSKAKRTGKIFLDYLRNDQFSTAVAPLSPRARAHAPVSMPITWAKVKPGLDPMQYTIRTVPQLLKKSKAWFEYCESERPLLDPIAKLARRSTKLAA